The window TAAGGGAGGGAAGGCGAGGCAGCGAACCCACCTCTGGGTATGACTTTATTCTGCTCTCCCTGCCATCACCAAGAATCATGAGATGAGTGAGGTTGTCCAAGTTGCCCAACCATGATACACCCCTCACTTGTTCCTTGCATCCTCCTACACTAAGCTGTTTCAGGTTAGGCGGCAAACCACCCTCTGGCGACCTGCAAATGTTTGGGCAACCTTGTATGTGGAGAGACTCTAGATTTGGGAGAAGACTATTCATGCCACGTGGCAATGCCTCCAACTTGTGGCATTTTGTGACGCGGAGATGAGTCAAGTTGGGTGCAGCCAGTCCTTCTCCTGCAAATGACACTAATTTAGGGCATTCATAGACGGTGAGACTTTGAAGAGCAGCGTGTGGTGGCTTTGACACTGAAACTGATTCCAGATTTGAACACCTGAATATCTCCAGATTCTGGAGATTGGGAAAGGCATCCAACGACAATGAGGTCAGTAAATCACAGCTCTCTTGTATCTGTAGATCTACCAAATCATATTTCTGTTGTTGCTGGAGTAATTCAATTTGGCTGCACCTATATATTCTGAGCTTTTGCAAAGATTTGGGTAAACAATTTCCCCCCAAGGATACAACAGATGAACACCATGAGATTTCTATTTCTTGGAGGGAAGTTAGATGGTGGATGATCCTTGCCTTCAATGCATACTCCGTCACAGATTCAAATCCCCTAATTGTTAAACTATCCCCAGCAAGTCTCATCTTTTGATGCTGTCCTTCTCCTATTTCCAGTTGGCGCACTTTGGAAACATCCGATGAGGAAGAAACGATTCTCTTTAATACCTGATTAACCATATCTCCCTTTAACATTGGACACTCTCTTATCTCAAGGCTCTTAAGCTGAGGAAAGGCTTCTGACTCAGGTAAGTGCCACTCCTCCCAACATGACATCTTATCAAATTCCAATGACTCCAGTGAGGGAAACGGTGCAATAGGCGAAGAATGTTGATGGCCTTCATTCTTGTAAAACTCCTTGCCAATGCTCTTCAGCTCATCAAAACTTTCAATGTGGAGGGACTTTAGAGATGGCAGCTGTCCAAGTGAAGGCAGCATGCAGCAATTCATGCAAGACTTGAGAGATACACGTGTCATGTTTTGGTACAAGGAATGCGCAATCCAATCTGGAAACATTTTCCCTTTGTATCCCTTGATTCTCAACACTTTCAAGACACGGTGCGGTTGCAAGCCCTGGAGTACATCTTCTTCATCAGTATGTGTGTTTGAAACCATATCATCACCTGAAGATAGAGACCATTCCAACAATACTTCATCAACGTGCTTCTTATCTATTATCCTTGCTCTCCTTGCCTCATTGCCATCAACCACATTTTCCAATTTCTGAATCTTAAGCGATCCACGAAGATTTATAAGCCCTCCTAACTCTTCCATTCCATTGTCATCTTGCTTTCCCACCACAAAGTTGCTTAAAGTGTGCAACTGTTTTAATTTGCCCATTCCTTTTGGCATTTCTTTCAGAGGAGTACCCCTTATATTAAGATGCCGCAAATTCACAAGATTATACATGCCATTGGGCAGCATAGTCAGCTTTGAACAGCCTTTTAACTTCAAAGTTTGTAGATTGCACAAGTTGCATAATGACTCGGGCAATATCTTAACAGCACTCCAAGTGAGATCCAAATAGCGTAGGTTGATCAAGTCACCCAGGCTACTAGGCAACATAGTCAGCTTTGAACAGCCTTCTAACTTCAAAGTTTGTAGATTGCACATGTTGCATAATGACTCGGGCAATATCTTAATAGCACTCCAAGAGAGATCCAAATAGCGCAATTGGATCAATTTTTTAGCTGTTGAATAAGGAAATATATTGAGTGTATGAACGGACAAAACTCTCAAGTATTTATTCCTTGACAATATGTCACATGGTAATGTTGCGCGAGTTCCATGATTGATATACAATAATGTCCTCAAAGATTCTATTTTACTAGAAGAGCATGTTTCCTTACGGATTGAACGATCGACTAACAAATGACGAGTTAGAATACTCCTCTCTTTCTTTTCACCAAATTCTGAAAATCTACAATAAAGACCTCCAGCAAGAAAAGTTGCCAAGTCatgcatgagatcatgcatcacgaAATACTTCTCATCATCGTTATCGACCTGCTTGAAAAATAGTCTTGAAGCCAAATCATCAAAACACTTGCAACCAACTTCTTCTAAAGTTTGTCCCCTCGGTGGTTGTAAAAGGTCTTCAGCAATCCAAAGCAAGATTAGTTTATCTTTATCAAGTTTATGATCTTTGGGATACAATGAACAATAAACAAAGCAACGTTTTAAATGAGTAGGAAGATGATGATAACTTAATAACAATGCAGGAACAATCTTACAATTTTCCACGGGAAAGTCCCAAATGTCACTCAATAGTATTTTATTCCATTCTTCAACACGATGCTCTGAGCGCAACAAGCGACCAAGTGTTTCTGCGGCTAACGGCAAGCCATCACACCTCTTGACAATCTTTCTACCTATTCCTTCCAGTTCTGAGCTTCCATTTGATTCTGGAAAGGATGCATTGTCGGCAAAAATAGACCAACAATGATCATCTGACAGTCCCTTGAGAGAGTAAGAGTTATAGTGTTGGACTATTCGACCAACATTTACCTTACGGGTAGTTAGAAGAATAGTGCTTCCCTTTCTCCCATGTTGAAAAGGGGTGATAAAACTATTCCATTTGTCAGCATCTTCACTCCAAACATCATCCAAAACAATGAAGAACTTCTTTTCTGACAGTTTTTTCTTCAAATCTTGTTGAAGTAAATCAAAACTATCAAGACTACAAATACCTGAAGAGATCCCCTTTATAACATTCTTTGTAGTCTCAACAACATCAAAATTTTCAGAAACACAAATCCATGCTTTCAGGTCAACCCCGTCCATCAAATCCTTATTGTTGTAGAGCCATTGTGCTAAAGTAGTTTTACCAACCCCGCCCATACCAAGAATAGAGATAACGGACAAGTTATGATGATTGTTGTCATTGAGCATCTTCATTAGTGCCTGTTGGTCACCATCCCTGCCGAACAAATTCCCCTTGACAAGAGAAGTGGATGGAGGTCGCCATGAG is drawn from Arachis hypogaea cultivar Tifrunner chromosome 12, arahy.Tifrunner.gnm2.J5K5, whole genome shotgun sequence and contains these coding sequences:
- the LOC112726434 gene encoding putative disease resistance RPP13-like protein 1 — protein: MAEALLSGFINVVLERLISREFVNLVVGKKLDRKLVDRLKTAILAAKALAADAEQKQFGNELVREWLDSLKDALYTADDLLDRLFIKAQIRNKTRIHRPRFLDLSCRKMVTKIEEVVERIEDLEKRKDTLGLKDIPTGSSSWRPPSTSLVKGNLFGRDGDQQALMKMLNDNNHHNLSVISILGMGGVGKTTLAQWLYNNKDLMDGVDLKAWICVSENFDVVETTKNVIKGISSGICSLDSFDLLQQDLKKKLSEKKFFIVLDDVWSEDADKWNSFITPFQHGRKGSTILLTTRKVNVGRIVQHYNSYSLKGLSDDHCWSIFADNASFPESNGSSELEGIGRKIVKRCDGLPLAAETLGRLLRSEHRVEEWNKILLSDIWDFPVENCKIVPALLLSYHHLPTHLKRCFVYCSLYPKDHKLDKDKLILLWIAEDLLQPPRGQTLEEVGCKCFDDLASRLFFKQVDNDDEKYFVMHDLMHDLATFLAGGLYCRFSEFGEKKERSILTRHLLVDRSIRKETCSSSKIESLRTLLYINHGTRATLPCDILSRNKYLRVLSVHTLNIFPYSTAKKLIQLRYLDLSWSAIKILPESLCNMCNLQTLKLEGCSKLTMLPSSLGDLINLRYLDLTWSAVKILPESLCNLCNLQTLKLKGCSKLTMLPNGMYNLVNLRHLNIRGTPLKEMPKGMGKLKQLHTLSNFVVGKQDDNGMEELGGLINLRGSLKIQKLENVVDGNEARRARIIDKKHVDEVLLEWSLSSGDDMVSNTHTDEEDVLQGLQPHRVLKVLRIKGYKGKMFPDWIAHSLYQNMTRVSLKSCMNCCMLPSLGQLPSLKSLHIESFDELKSIGKEFYKNEGHQHSSPIAPFPSLESLEFDKMSCWEEWHLPESEAFPQLKSLEIRECPMLKGDMVNQVLKRIVSSSSDVSKVRQLEIGEGQHQKMRLAGDSLTIRGFESVTEYALKARIIHHLTSLQEIEISWCSSVVSLGGNCLPKSLQKLRIYRCSQIELLQQQQKYDLVDLQIQESCDLLTSLSLDAFPNLQNLEIFRCSNLESVSVSKPPHAALQSLTVYECPKLVSFAGEGLAAPNLTHLRVTKCHKLEALPRGMNSLLPNLESLHIQGCPNICRSPEGGLPPNLKQLSVGGCKEQVRGVSWLGNLDNLTHLMILGDGRESRIKSYPEVGSLPRLPSLTTLHIHYFHNLETLECNELLRLTSLQQLHILSCHKLENMEGEKLPPSLLLLQLNGCGLLGNHCKNKHQQIWSKISHIPTIQVNGRQIF